In Francisella hispaniensis FSC454, a genomic segment contains:
- the sufB gene encoding Fe-S cluster assembly protein SufB translates to MSENLDKIIEQDYEHGFVTNIEAETIEAGLNEDVIRLISARKNEPEFLLEWRLKAYHKWLEMKSPKWADLNYPPIDFQAISYYSSPKSLKDHPKSLDEVDPEIIETYNKLGIPLHEQEMLAGVRNIAVDAVFDSVSVVTTFKEKLAEAGVIFCPISEAVQKYPELVQKYLGSVVPQGDNFFAALNSAVFSDGSFVYIPKGVTCPMELSTYFRINAMNTGQFERTLIIADEGSYVSYLEGCTAPMRDENQLHAAVVELVALDGAEIKYSTVQNWYPGDKDGKGGIYNFVTKRGVCHKNAKISWTQVETGSAITWKYPSVVLRGDNSIGEFYSVALTRHAQQADTGTKMIHLGKNTKSTIISKGISAGKASQAYRGLVRISPNASNARNFSQCDSLLIGHNCGAHTYPYIENKSNSSQIEHEATTSKISDDQLFYCKQRGLSEEDAIAMIVNGFCKEVFKKLPLEFAVEAQKLMEVSLEGAVG, encoded by the coding sequence ATGAGTGAAAATTTAGATAAAATCATTGAGCAAGACTATGAGCATGGTTTTGTTACTAATATTGAAGCAGAAACAATCGAAGCCGGTCTAAATGAGGATGTAATTCGACTAATATCAGCAAGAAAAAATGAGCCTGAATTTTTGTTAGAATGGCGTCTTAAAGCTTACCACAAATGGCTAGAAATGAAGTCACCTAAATGGGCAGATTTAAATTATCCTCCTATAGACTTTCAGGCTATCAGTTATTACTCATCGCCTAAGTCACTTAAAGATCATCCAAAAAGCTTAGATGAGGTTGATCCAGAAATTATTGAAACTTATAACAAGCTTGGCATTCCCTTACATGAACAAGAGATGCTAGCAGGTGTTAGAAATATTGCTGTAGATGCAGTATTTGACTCAGTGTCTGTTGTAACAACATTCAAAGAAAAATTAGCTGAAGCTGGAGTAATATTTTGCCCAATATCAGAAGCGGTGCAAAAATATCCTGAGCTTGTACAAAAATATCTTGGCTCAGTAGTTCCTCAAGGTGATAATTTTTTTGCTGCTCTTAACTCAGCAGTATTTAGTGATGGTTCATTTGTGTATATTCCTAAAGGTGTAACTTGCCCGATGGAATTATCAACGTACTTTAGAATCAATGCTATGAATACTGGACAGTTTGAGAGGACTTTAATCATTGCTGATGAGGGTAGCTATGTAAGTTACTTAGAAGGTTGTACCGCACCAATGCGTGATGAAAATCAACTTCATGCTGCAGTTGTTGAGTTAGTAGCTCTAGATGGTGCTGAAATTAAATACTCTACAGTACAAAACTGGTACCCAGGTGACAAGGATGGCAAAGGTGGAATTTATAATTTTGTAACTAAAAGAGGCGTTTGTCACAAAAATGCAAAAATCTCTTGGACACAGGTTGAGACAGGATCTGCAATTACATGGAAATACCCTTCAGTAGTATTACGTGGAGATAACTCAATTGGTGAATTCTACTCTGTAGCTTTAACTCGTCATGCTCAACAGGCTGATACGGGTACAAAAATGATTCATCTTGGTAAAAATACTAAGAGTACGATTATTTCAAAAGGTATTTCTGCAGGTAAAGCTTCTCAAGCCTATAGAGGACTTGTGAGAATATCACCTAATGCTTCTAATGCTAGAAACTTCTCACAATGTGACTCTTTATTAATAGGGCATAATTGTGGTGCACATACATACCCATATATAGAAAATAAGAGTAATTCATCTCAAATTGAACATGAAGCTACAACTTCAAAGATCTCTGATGATCAGCTTTTCTATTGTAAACAAAGAGGTCTTTCAGAAGAAGATGCAATTGCTATGATTGTTAATGGTTTTTGTAAAGAAGTATTTAAAAAGCTACCACTTGAGTTTGCAGTTGAAGCTCAGAAGCTTATGGAAGTCAGTCTAGAAGGTGCAGTTGGATAG
- a CDS encoding GNAT family N-acetyltransferase, producing the protein MDIKFCSAEKKHLKAIIALLRDDFLGKDRQALDFDSYEKAFKDITNDENNQIIVGLIGDLVISCAQITYIPGLTYSGQPRLQVEGVRVHKDYTGRGIGNQLFEYIEKIATNKKCVLIQLTTDKLRDKAINFYEKLGFVSSHVGMKKKF; encoded by the coding sequence ATGGATATTAAATTTTGCAGTGCCGAAAAAAAACATCTAAAAGCAATAATTGCTTTGTTAAGAGATGATTTTTTAGGAAAGGATAGACAGGCTCTTGATTTTGATAGCTATGAAAAAGCGTTTAAAGATATAACTAATGATGAAAATAATCAAATAATAGTTGGTTTAATTGGAGATTTAGTTATTAGCTGTGCTCAAATAACTTATATACCTGGTTTGACGTATTCAGGACAACCAAGGCTACAAGTTGAAGGTGTTAGAGTTCATAAAGATTATACTGGTAGGGGTATAGGTAATCAATTATTTGAATATATAGAAAAAATAGCAACTAATAAAAAATGTGTATTAATCCAATTAACAACAGATAAATTAAGAGATAAGGCTATAAATTTTTATGAAAAATTAGGTTTTGTCTCATCTCATGTCGGAATGAAAAAGAAATTTTAA
- the sufC gene encoding Fe-S cluster assembly ATPase SufC has product MLLEIKDLHVSVGEQKKQILKGLNLTVKKGEVHAIMGPNGAGKSTLSNVLAGKDGYEITQGSITFDGKDLNDLSISERAAAGIFLSLQYPIEIPGVSNVQFLKTALNSIRKQNGEDEIDAISFMKKLKENMHVLKIDQKYMSRGVNEGFSGGEKKRNEMLQLMMLEPKLAILDETDSGLDIDALQVVSQGANSMRSADRSFLVITHYQRLLDHIQPDFVHVLADGKIVKTGGKELALELEEKGYSWLNS; this is encoded by the coding sequence ATGTTATTAGAAATTAAAGATTTACATGTAAGTGTTGGTGAACAAAAAAAACAAATACTAAAAGGATTAAACTTAACAGTCAAAAAAGGTGAAGTCCATGCAATTATGGGACCAAATGGCGCTGGTAAAAGTACTTTAAGTAATGTTTTGGCTGGTAAAGATGGTTATGAAATTACTCAAGGTTCAATCACATTTGATGGTAAAGATTTAAATGACTTAAGTATTTCAGAAAGAGCAGCAGCTGGTATATTTTTAAGCTTACAGTATCCAATTGAAATTCCTGGGGTTAGCAATGTGCAGTTCCTTAAAACTGCTTTAAATAGTATTAGAAAACAAAATGGTGAAGATGAAATTGATGCGATTTCTTTTATGAAAAAACTAAAAGAGAATATGCATGTGTTAAAAATTGATCAAAAATATATGTCACGTGGTGTTAATGAAGGCTTCTCTGGTGGCGAGAAAAAACGTAATGAAATGCTGCAACTTATGATGCTTGAACCAAAATTAGCAATATTAGATGAAACTGATTCTGGTTTAGATATCGATGCTCTACAAGTAGTATCACAAGGAGCAAATAGTATGAGATCAGCAGATAGAAGTTTCTTGGTAATTACTCATTATCAAAGACTTTTAGATCATATTCAACCAGATTTTGTTCATGTTTTAGCTGATGGCAAAATAGTTAAGACTGGTGGTAAAGAGCTTGCTCTTGAATTAGAAGAAAAAGGTTATTCTTGGTTAAACAGCTAA
- the sufD gene encoding Fe-S cluster assembly protein SufD translates to MLIDNKSLPTTKQESWKYTNIASIYDKNNIKELLTESPQSKDYLEGFKFDTQENVVIILDGVLAIDYNKKLNHISALELHKDDRNMSRLAIENSKHFGINIAKDTKDCLSLIFINTEMAKDKLTNISLKLDIDMFATLDLDIDFVNLTENSAINLFLDINIAEAAKVNFTNSANNPNNTKLITTANYLVNLDRAAEFNGFNLLNKDALLRSDFIVNLNKPHSRFDVRGLYLVNENAIANTCFLVNHNASHTYSNVNFRGVANGNAKAWFNAKAIVNKGIEQIQAYQNNKNIQLSNKAEINTKPELEIFADDVVCTHGATIGQLDKDALFYLQSRGLELHDAQHLLLESFVKSQLTADDFPFESEIKEEIIESLDDILYTII, encoded by the coding sequence ATGTTAATAGATAATAAGTCTCTACCTACGACTAAACAAGAAAGCTGGAAGTATACAAATATCGCTTCTATTTATGACAAAAATAATATCAAAGAATTATTAACGGAGTCGCCTCAATCAAAAGATTATCTTGAAGGCTTTAAATTTGACACACAAGAGAATGTTGTAATAATTCTTGATGGTGTTTTAGCTATCGATTATAACAAAAAATTAAACCATATTAGCGCTTTAGAATTACATAAAGATGACAGAAATATGTCTAGGTTAGCTATAGAAAATTCTAAACACTTTGGCATTAATATAGCTAAAGATACTAAAGATTGCTTAAGCCTAATTTTCATAAATACTGAAATGGCCAAGGATAAATTAACAAATATCTCTCTAAAACTTGATATTGATATGTTTGCCACTTTAGATCTAGATATTGACTTTGTAAATCTTACTGAAAACTCCGCGATAAATTTATTTCTAGATATAAATATTGCTGAGGCTGCAAAAGTCAACTTTACAAATAGTGCTAATAATCCAAATAATACTAAGTTAATTACAACAGCAAACTATTTGGTAAATTTAGATAGAGCCGCTGAGTTTAATGGATTTAACCTCCTTAATAAAGATGCTTTATTAAGAAGTGACTTTATAGTTAATCTAAATAAGCCGCATTCAAGATTTGATGTTAGAGGATTATATCTAGTAAATGAGAATGCAATTGCTAATACTTGTTTTTTAGTTAATCATAATGCTTCACATACTTATAGTAATGTTAACTTTCGTGGTGTTGCTAATGGTAATGCTAAGGCTTGGTTTAATGCTAAAGCAATAGTCAATAAAGGTATAGAGCAAATACAAGCATATCAAAATAACAAAAATATCCAATTAAGTAATAAAGCTGAGATAAATACGAAGCCAGAACTAGAGATTTTTGCTGATGATGTCGTATGTACTCATGGTGCTACGATAGGGCAGTTAGATAAAGATGCTTTGTTTTATTTACAGTCTAGAGGACTTGAGCTTCATGATGCCCAGCATTTACTACTAGAAAGCTTTGTAAAATCACAGTTGACAGCCGATGATTTTCCTTTTGAAAGTGAAATCAAAGAAGAGATAATCGAATCTCTAGACGATATTCTTTATACTATTATCTAA
- a CDS encoding dimethylarginine dimethylaminohydrolase family protein, producing MKEVLMCRPTAFDVVYAINPWMQVNNKPDKTLALKQWQNLYDTYQKFGVKINLIEQGENVPDMVFTANAGVVRENTFIASNFRPVERKPEEVLFQQWFKDNDYQVETLDCYHSGEGDALEYNNKLYCGYGYRSSLKATQQLAKLVDVDAVELKIIDPFFYDLDLTFCPLGDRAVMYYPKAYSQQSQEILAELPNAIELTHEQVASQFANSVYINGKLIICGCDDKLRKQLYKFDIEPIIIDVSEFRKAGGGIKCMTLKLA from the coding sequence ATGAAAGAAGTTTTGATGTGCCGACCTACGGCTTTTGATGTTGTTTATGCTATAAATCCATGGATGCAAGTTAATAATAAACCTGATAAAACTTTAGCATTAAAGCAATGGCAAAATCTCTATGACACTTATCAAAAATTTGGAGTAAAAATCAATTTAATTGAACAAGGTGAAAATGTTCCAGATATGGTTTTTACTGCAAATGCTGGAGTTGTAAGAGAAAATACTTTCATAGCAAGTAATTTTCGCCCTGTAGAAAGAAAACCTGAAGAAGTATTATTTCAGCAATGGTTCAAAGATAATGATTATCAAGTTGAAACCCTTGATTGTTACCATAGTGGTGAAGGAGATGCTTTAGAATATAATAATAAACTTTATTGTGGCTATGGTTATCGTAGTAGTTTAAAAGCAACTCAACAATTAGCTAAATTAGTTGATGTTGATGCAGTAGAATTAAAGATTATTGATCCTTTCTTTTATGATCTTGATTTAACATTTTGTCCATTAGGTGATAGGGCAGTGATGTACTATCCGAAAGCATACTCTCAACAAAGCCAAGAAATCTTAGCAGAACTGCCAAATGCTATTGAATTGACTCATGAACAGGTTGCTAGTCAATTTGCAAATAGCGTATATATAAATGGAAAGTTAATTATTTGTGGTTGTGATGATAAGCTTAGAAAACAGTTATATAAATTTGATATAGAACCAATAATTATCGATGTAAGCGAGTTTAGAAAAGCAGGTGGTGGGATTAAATGTATGACTCTGAAATTAGCTTAA
- the trxA gene encoding thioredoxin, whose protein sequence is MALSNVIKTDEANFEKLIYNTNKAVLVDFYADWCGPCKTLAPILDQLSKNYTKAVIVKVNVDENQNLAAKFAIRSIPTLIIFKNGKQVETLMGVHTGSQLEQKLKAYE, encoded by the coding sequence ATGGCATTGAGTAATGTTATAAAAACAGACGAAGCTAATTTTGAAAAACTTATTTATAATACAAATAAAGCCGTTTTAGTTGATTTCTATGCTGATTGGTGTGGTCCATGTAAGACACTAGCACCTATTCTTGATCAACTTTCAAAAAATTACACAAAAGCTGTAATTGTCAAAGTAAATGTCGATGAGAATCAAAATTTAGCTGCCAAATTTGCTATTAGAAGTATTCCAACTTTGATAATTTTTAAAAATGGTAAGCAAGTTGAAACTTTAATGGGTGTCCATACAGGTTCTCAATTAGAGCAGAAGCTAAAAGCATATGAGTAA
- a CDS encoding DUF3293 domain-containing protein: MSKDLKSQDLCQWYFKTFFEIPVKPNKFPQEFAIITAYNPLNQKLTNQENIFRNILLKHHLIRKYNWVYQINGFDKTTLHKENGFMFNAESLDSACELGQEYSQDAIYYVIDDILYVCKCEPAQRKLVEVDKFLARVCRYKVNDSF; encoded by the coding sequence ATGAGTAAAGACTTAAAATCTCAAGATTTATGTCAATGGTATTTCAAAACGTTTTTTGAAATACCAGTTAAACCAAATAAGTTTCCTCAAGAATTTGCAATAATAACTGCCTACAATCCACTTAATCAAAAATTAACCAATCAAGAAAATATTTTTAGAAATATTCTTTTAAAACATCATTTAATTAGAAAATATAATTGGGTATATCAAATTAATGGTTTTGATAAAACTACCCTCCACAAAGAAAATGGTTTTATGTTCAATGCTGAATCATTAGATAGTGCTTGTGAGCTTGGTCAAGAATATTCTCAGGATGCTATATACTATGTTATTGATGATATTCTTTATGTTTGTAAATGTGAACCAGCTCAAAGGAAGCTTGTTGAAGTGGACAAGTTTTTAGCTAGGGTTTGCAGATATAAAGTTAACGATTCTTTTTAA
- a CDS encoding winged helix-turn-helix domain-containing protein, giving the protein MLNDIFHQPIRTKIITYLYSVDGATFKDIKSLLELTDGHMSTHMKVFIKNGYVVNKKSFKSGKPMTTYTITPKGKELFLDYVAELKRIVNFISANPS; this is encoded by the coding sequence ATGCTAAATGATATATTTCATCAACCCATTAGGACAAAAATAATTACGTATCTTTATTCTGTAGATGGAGCTACATTCAAAGACATAAAAAGCCTATTGGAATTAACAGATGGTCATATGAGCACTCATATGAAAGTTTTTATTAAAAATGGTTATGTTGTAAATAAAAAATCTTTTAAATCCGGTAAGCCAATGACAACTTATACCATAACTCCTAAAGGAAAAGAACTTTTCCTTGATTATGTTGCGGAGTTAAAAAGAATCGTTAACTTTATATCTGCAAACCCTAGCTAA